CCGAGACCTCGCGCCAGACGGCGAGGGCCGCCTGCGCCTCGGCGTCGCCGCGCATCAGGAAGCCGCCGAGGAGCGCGAGGATCGAGACGGGGAGGAGGGCGACGGAGCGCCACCAGACGCCGGGGGAGAGGCGGCCGTCGGTCTTCTTCCAGAGGACCTCGACGAGGTGGGCGAGCGTGCCGAGGAGGAATCCCCAGCTCGAGAGGGCGTGGACGCCGCGCAGCCAGAAGCCCCAGGGGGTGGCGCCGTTCAGGGTCTCGAGGCTCTCGAGGGGGCGCGCGGCCGACCAGAACGGGGCGAGGGCCAGGCCGGACAGGACCGCGACGACGAGGAGCCCGTAGGTGAGGCGGCCGAGGATCACGAGAGCCGCGCCGTGAAGCCCGCGCCCGCCCGCGTCAGGTGCGGCCGTGCGAGCGCCTTCGGCGCGGGTCCGCTCACGGGGCGGCCCTCGGCGTCGTAGCGGCTCCCGTGGCACGGGCACGAGAAGCCGCCTCCCTCGATCGGCGCGACCCGGCAGCGCAGGTGGGTGCAGGTGAGGTCGAGGACGACCGGGGCCGTCGCCGGCCCGCGGACGAGGAGCCCGTCGTGAACGAGGCCGCCGTCCTTCTCGGCCTTCTTCAGCAGCGCCTCCGGAAGCTCCACGGTGCGCGCCTCCTCGGGCGAGCTCGAGAGCGCCTTTCCCAGAACGGCGGCACCGGCCACGGCCGCGCCGACGCCCGCCGCGGCCCAGGCGGTCCCGAGGAAGTCCCGCCTCGAGCTCACTCGATTCCGAGCTCCTTCATCCGCCGCCAGAGCGTGCTTCGGCTCATGCCGAGCGCCTCGGCCGCGCGGCCGCGGTTCCAGCGGGCCGACTCGAGGATCTGGACGATCCGGAGCCGTTCCGCCGGATCCTCGGCGAGGGCTTCGGGGAAGGCCTCGTCGACGGGCGGGGCGGCCGCGCTCTCTTCGAGCCCGGCCGCCTCGGCGCCCTCGCGCAGCTCCGACGGGAGGTTCTCGATCTGGATCGTCTGGCCCGTGCACGTCGCGACGGCGTACTCGAGGGCGTTCCCCAGCTCGCGGACGTTCCCGGGCCAGCGGTAGCGGGTCATCGCGGCGAGGGTGTCGGGCGAGAGCCGGAGCGCGCGCCCTTCGCGCCCCCCGATGTGGGCGAGGAGGTGCTGGGCGATGAGGGGGATGTCGTCGACCCGGTCCCTGAGGGGCGGGACGTGGATCGGAACGACGCGAAGGCGGTAGTAGAGGTCGTCGCGGAAGCGGCCGATGCGAATGGCGTCGACGAGGTCGACGTTCGTGGCGGCGATGACGCGGGCGTCCATGGGGCGGGGCGTGCTCTCGCCGACCCGCTCGAAGTGCCGTTCCTGCAGGACGCGGAGGAGCTTGACCTGGAGGTGGAGCGGCATGTCGCCGACCTCGTCGAGGAAGATCGTCCCCCCCTTCGCCATGTCGAAGCGTCCGATCCGGTCGCGCACGGCCCCGGTGAAGGCGCCCCGCACGTGCCCGAAGAGCTCGCTCTCGAGGAGCTCTCCCGGCAGCGCGCCGCAGTTCACGGCGACGAACGGTCCCGTGCAGCGGGGGGAGTTCGCGTGCAGGGCGCGGGCGATCAGCTCCTTGCCGGTGCCGCTCTCGCCCGTCACGAGGACGGTCGCCTCGCTCCGGTGGAGCGACTCGACGAGGTGGACGATCCGGAGCATGACGGGGGAGCGCGCCACCAGGCCGTGCGAGGAGAGCATCGACTGGACGAGTCCGTTGTCGGTCTCGGCCGGACGCAGGACGATGATGTAGCGCGCCCGGGGGTCGCAGTGGCTCGTGACGTCGGACGGCAGGACGGCGGCCGTGAGCGAGACGAGGCGGGCGGTCCCTTCGCCGCAGCGCAGGATCGCCCGGCGCCCTTCTTCCCGCAGGCCCTGCTCGAGGGACTCGCGGAGGGTGTCGGACGGACCGAAGAGCCTCGCGCCGACGAGCTCCTCGATGG
The genomic region above belongs to Holophagales bacterium and contains:
- a CDS encoding sigma-54-dependent Fis family transcriptional regulator codes for the protein METVFEALGRVLVVLDRDFRVIRASSTLNDLAYPGAATAAIGRPIEELVGARLFGPSDTLRESLEQGLREEGRRAILRCGEGTARLVSLTAAVLPSDVTSHCDPRARYIIVLRPAETDNGLVQSMLSSHGLVARSPVMLRIVHLVESLHRSEATVLVTGESGTGKELIARALHANSPRCTGPFVAVNCGALPGELLESELFGHVRGAFTGAVRDRIGRFDMAKGGTIFLDEVGDMPLHLQVKLLRVLQERHFERVGESTPRPMDARVIAATNVDLVDAIRIGRFRDDLYYRLRVVPIHVPPLRDRVDDIPLIAQHLLAHIGGREGRALRLSPDTLAAMTRYRWPGNVRELGNALEYAVATCTGQTIQIENLPSELREGAEAAGLEESAAAPPVDEAFPEALAEDPAERLRIVQILESARWNRGRAAEALGMSRSTLWRRMKELGIE
- a CDS encoding ubiquinol-cytochrome c reductase iron-sulfur subunit translates to MSSRRDFLGTAWAAAGVGAAVAGAAVLGKALSSSPEEARTVELPEALLKKAEKDGGLVHDGLLVRGPATAPVVLDLTCTHLRCRVAPIEGGGFSCPCHGSRYDAEGRPVSGPAPKALARPHLTRAGAGFTARLS